A window of Candidatus Poribacteria bacterium genomic DNA:
CAATCATAATGTCGCGCCTTTCGTTGCTGGCGGTGATGTCATAAAACACAAGTTCGTCCACCCCGCCTTCGTAGTACGCACGCGCCATCGCCACCGGATCGCCGACATCAATATTGCCTTGGAAAGCGACCCCTTTTGTGACCTTGCCCGCTCGAACATCGAGGCACGGAATAATTCGTTTGGTAATCATGAAATAATTCTCAATTGCCGATTGGTTATTTTGAGTTATCGGTCTTCAATGTTGACTGATAAATTTTGAACGCGCGCAGCTGGTCGATAGCCCGAATGATTCGCGGATCATATTCGTACTCATCAAGATCGTTTTCCGTTTCTCGCGCAATTGCGAGTTTTAACCCAACATCGCTCAAGATAATCCCTTCCGCTGTAAGCGAATCGACCAGTCGCTGGTATTTTCTTAGGGTTGAGGCAGCTTCGGCATCCTCTTTAGAAGCACGTTTTGCCTTTTGCAACTGGGCAAGGATGTCATCCCCGTTTGTTTCAATAAAGTCTGTGATTGCCTTATGTTTTTGCAGCTTCCGCAACATCTGAATTTCTGAACGACTGAACCATGGATCTTCAATATCAGGGATAATACCAATTTTGTGAATATCAACCCCATTCGGACTATAGTAGTGTGCTACTGTCAGTTTCACGGCGGCACCACCGCTCAGTGGAAATACTTGCTGTACAGAGGCTTTTCCGAAGGTCTTTTCCCCCATAACCAAGCCACGCCCATGATCTTTGATTGCACCGGCAACAATCTCGGAGGCGCTTGCGCTGCCACCGTTGACAAGGACGATCAGAGGATAACGTTTTTGCTGTTTGCCTCTCTCTGCGCTGTATTCTTCGCGTGGGGTCTTGCCTTGTGTATAAACAATCAGTTCTCCGGGCCCCAAAAAGTCACTGGCGATTTCAACGGCAGATCGAAGTAAGCCACCTGGGTTAGATCGGAGATCTAAAATGAGTCCTTCTATTTCCTGCTGATTAAAGGTTTCAAACACCTTATCCACATCACCGGCGGTGTTATCGCGGAATTGGTTGATCCGTATATATCCGATATCTTCCTTAAGAACTTTTGATTCGACACTGGGGAATTGGATAACATCGCGTGTCAGCGTGACTTCCAACGGTTTCGGTTCACCTTCGCGGACAATCGTGATGGTAACTTGTGTTCCCGGCTCACCCCGAAGATGTTCAACGGCGTCAGTCGTTGTCATGTTTGTTGTCGATTTATCTTCGATTTGGCTAATAATATCGCCGCTCTGGAGCCC
This region includes:
- a CDS encoding S41 family peptidase — translated: MKKQKLYQCYRFNLLGCFGVLVLILFLQPTLGLTQEENDAPKGPLDDELLENISSFSEVLAHIQQNHLDSPDSESLMYGAIRGMLRTLDPYSQFFPPENYADFRTESRGTYGGLGMEIGIRDERLTIISPFKGTPADKAGLQSGDIISQIEDKSTTNMTTTDAVEHLRGEPGTQVTITIVREGEPKPLEVTLTRDVIQFPSVESKVLKEDIGYIRINQFRDNTAGDVDKVFETFNQQEIEGLILDLRSNPGGLLRSAVEIASDFLGPGELIVYTQGKTPREEYSAERGKQQKRYPLIVLVNGGSASASEIVAGAIKDHGRGLVMGEKTFGKASVQQVFPLSGGAAVKLTVAHYYSPNGVDIHKIGIIPDIEDPWFSRSEIQMLRKLQKHKAITDFIETNGDDILAQLQKAKRASKEDAEAASTLRKYQRLVDSLTAEGIILSDVGLKLAIARETENDLDEYEYDPRIIRAIDQLRAFKIYQSTLKTDNSK